The Paenibacillus sp. BIC5C1 DNA segment CACTCCAATATTTTTGCAAAATATCGTATTCCAGTCCTCCAGCTGCTGCATAATGATTGTTCACGTCCGTAATTTCGAGTTCGCCGCGTGCAGAAGGTGCAATGTTTTGAATAAGGTTAAATACATGGTCATCATACATATATATGCCAGTAACACAATAAGAGGTCTTGGGATCACTCGGTTTTTCCTCAATGTATGCAATTCGTTCCGGATGCTTTGGATCAAACACCGGCACCCCATACCGCCGTGCATCGTCCACTTCTTTGAGCAATACACGAGCTGTGCCCGCGGGCTGCTGCAAATACCGATCCACATAAGGCTTCAAATCGTCGCTAAACAGATTGTCACCCAGCAGCACAACAAATTTCTCTCCAGGAAGGATAAACGATGTCGCCAGATCCAATGCTTCAGCAATCCCGCCTGCCTTTTCCTGAATCCGATACGTCAGCTTGACGCCATGATCTGCTCCACCACCCAAATACTCCGTGTATAACCCAGCGGAATGTTTGTTGATCACTATCAATATCTCTTCAATGCCTGCCTGGCGGAGTCTGTCGATGCCATACATAATCATCGGATGCTTGCCGACTGGAATCAGATGCTTGTTAATCAGCCGGGTCAGAGGATACAGTCGTGTTCCTGTTCCGCCAGCAAGAATTACACCTTTCATTCCACTATCCCTCCTTCATCGGATGTCTCAATATATTTAAGGGGATCGACATGCCATTTGTTGATAAAAATGGATCGATTGCGCTCAAGCAACTGTTTCCATGCTACAGGATCGGTCTTCAGGAAACTCGCGCTGCCGCGATGATGTACCAGGACATCTCCGCATACCAGCAAACGATAGCCTTTCTGGCAGGCCCTGTAGCAATAATCGTCATCTTCATAGTGTCCCGGCGAATAGACTTCGTCAAGCACACCAATGTCCTCCATCACACTTCGCCGTATGAGCATGCATAAGCCGACAATCCGTCTGACTTCCTTCCACCTGGAAGAATCGACAATATTGTTGGCAGCAGCGAGTTCCTGAAAATGTGCCATGTCCCGGAACTCAAGCTCCACCTGCTGGATACCACTTGCGTAGTTGGTCACCGGACCTGTAATACCAATGTTTGCTTCACTGTAGAGGGCTGCCCTCAGATTTTCGAGCCAGCGGGTAGTAACCGTAACATCATTATTCAATAGCAACAGCTCATCACCACAGGCTGCACGGAGCCCCGCATTGCAAGCCGCCGGAAACCCCCGATTGTCCGGTAACCGGACAAAACGAATTCGTTCCCAGGCACAATACGCTGCTGTTCCATCAACCGAGCCATTATCCACAACGATGATTTCATATGGTGTATGAGGATCGGTATATTTTCGAATGGCTTCGATACATGGTTTCAGCAGATCCAGCCCGTTGTACGTTGGAATAATAATACTCGTCAGTGTCATCTGGCGTTCCTCCTGTAGGCTACTTCTGCACGGGAAATGGATCGAGCTTGTGACATATTGTCGCCCATGTCCAGCCAGGTTGCAATCGCCTCCAGATGATCGCCAATGATCAATTGAGCGACTTCGTTGCCGCTGCCCGTATTAGTTGAGCGCAGACGATTGGAACGAATGACATCCACCTGACTGGGCGCAGTCACTTTTAATCCGTGCTGAATGGCCAGACTTTGCGCCTTGGGAGGAACTGCCAGCGCCTCCGGTTTTACGATCTGGATCATGTTACGCGAGAGGGCATGGGGTACGGCCGTCAACGAATTGGAACCCAGATCAGAACGATTAAGCACGCGGTTGAGATATGCCTTGATGCGGCTCACTTCATCCTGGCGGGCAAATGGAGGCAAAAGGGATGAAAGATTGTTCAGCGCAACATCATCTCCACGGTCGACCGCATACAGAAACGGGGCGAGTTGCTCTGCCGGGACGACCATATCCCCATCCACAAAGAGAAGGGTCTCTGCCTCCGTCATTTTGGCCCCCAAGGCGCGGCCTACATCATGTCCTGCTCGATCAGGTTCATAGACGAGTGTGATACCAGGCTGTTCAAGCACCTGTGCTAAACTGTTGTCCGTTGTTCCATTCAATACCACAACGATATCCGTCAGCGGTAAACGTTTCAGTTGTACAAGTACTTGCCCCAGCGTAAGTTCCTCATTGCATGCACAGACGACTGCAGCCGCAGGTTTATTTAGGGCAATTGGAATGATATTCAATGAACGCCCTGCAGCATGAGTATAACCCTGCATAAATGCTTTCCCTGCGTGCATTGCAGCAGAATATCCCCTTAGCTCCGCTGAGATAGTAGCCTCATGCTCCTGCCATGCTGAACGTGCATGTTGTTCAATCGATTGCTCACTTTCCAATGCCTTGCATCCTGCCCGTTGCCCTGCGCGGAACGCTTCTTGTAATATAGAGCTGTTCGTAGTCGACCTGCTCGCGGTCGAACTCTTTAACGGCGATTTTGTCGGGTTCTTCCTGCCTATGGTTCTGGTTCTGTTCCTTCTTGTTCGTCTGCCTGCTATCCGTTGCCGACGATCGCGCCCTGAACGCTCCTTCATTTCCTCACCTCCAGCATGCTGCATCTTTTGACGAGGTTTCTTTCTTGTTTTAGGCAACATGCTCACCTCGTCAGGCTACGAACACGCTGCAGATCAGAATATCCTCCGCGTGGACCAAGCGTATCGGTTATCCACCTGATCGCTGTCAGATGATCATTCCATACCACTTGACTGAGCGGGTCAGGTCCGCTTCGTTTCTTGACTCGAACTGCGTTCATTTTGCCTACAGGTACATGATGAACGGCACGCACCTTCAACCCGCTGGTAACCGCCTTTGCATGTGCCAACGGTGGAATCTCCAGTGTGTCCGCACCAATCACTTCAAGTGCCCTGCGACTTAAGGCATGCGGAATGGCTGTCATGGAAGCTCCTTGCAGATCAGGTCTGGCTAGCATGCTGTTTAGCGCATGTTTGGCCTCTACCACAGGGTGAACAGGGATACGCGCCACCGGCCCGTTATAATCATTAAGGGCCACATCCGTTCCATCCAAAATTGCTCGCACATAAGGCGCAAGATGTTCTGCCGGAATTGGAATGTCTGCATCCGTGAACAACAGCACCCTGCCACGAGCTGCCTCTGCACCGATTCTTCTTCCTCCATCATGTCCCAAAGCTTCGGCATAACGAAGAACCTTTGCCCCCGCTCTTTTTGCCGCTGCTGCCGTTCCATCCGTTGAACCATTCACAATAACAAGCACTTCAGCATCACGGCATATCCGCAGTGCCCGACGGACGACTGCACCAATGGTTCGCTCTTCATTCATGGCAGGTATAATGACCGAAAGCAGTGGTTTATGCGAGTCCGCTGAACCTTGTGCAAGTGTCTCTCTCATCGCATGCTCAGCTCCGAATGCTGGCAATTCCGTTTGCTCCACGGGTGGAATCACGTACTTGTAGGCCTTTGTACCCTTTTTGTAGGCAGATTTCAAACGACGCTTCTTTAAATGCGCTTTTCTTTGTGCCAGCTTCGATTTAGCTGCATAAAAAGCTGTATTGCCGCGTTTTTGCAACACAGTCACCTCCCAGGTGTACATCATCGTCATGCAAAGGGAGTACACGTTATTCTATGTATTCATGGAGCAGTGGAAACGGCGTATGTCCTTGAATTAAGCAGGTTCTGTCTGCTAGCAGGCTCAATCAAACCATTAATATAGACATGATTCGTCAAAAAATGTGAAATATGCTACAGCTCCCCTACTTCAGACACAATTTTAAAAAAATTTAAAATTGCATCTTTTCCAAAGTTTTACATTGTGATAATATACGTTGCAAGCAGGACATTGACAAAAAAATCCTAACGAGGAACAAATGTTCCCTATAGTTCTTTTTTTATTTCTGTTAATTGACCTTAGGTTAATTATGCATACAAGGAGGCTGTTTTTGCTCTGTTGCATGTACCTTGAGAGGAGTGATGCCGTTCAATATGTAATTCAGGCTTTATTATGTGAACCCGGAACGAACACCCCGGCTCCGTAAGAACATCTTCTGCTTCGCAAGTGGACAAGACCCCAGGCTTCTGAAAGAGGAAGCACAATAAACGATTAAGCCTCATGGCTGAACCGAATAAACGGTATTCCTTTGACACGCCCTACCACAGGCATACAGGCTCTGCCGACTTTGTTCTTTATCGTTTCTTGTCATATTCCACGTTTCAGATTCAGCCCCACACTCCGCGCTGCCCAAGTTGCAGACGGAACTCCAACCGAGATTGGCATAATCATGTGTTTTCCAAAAAATCATATTGAGAATGGGAGAGTTTACTATGAAATTTTCTAAAGTTATGCCAACAATTCTTGGAGGAGCTCTTTTGCTCGCTTCCGTATCTTCTGCTGCTGCAGCTCCATTGTCTGATCAGTCCATTCCATTGCAGGCCCCTTATGCCTCTGAGGAGGGTATCTCGTTGAACAGCGGCTCTGACGAAACGATCTTCAATTTCCTTGGACAACAGGAACAATTCCTGAATTCCGACGTGAAATCCCAACTCAAAATTATTAAAAGAACTACAGACACCTCTGGTGTACGACACTTCCGCCTGAAACAGTACATTAAAGGAATTCCAGTGTACGGTGCCGAGCAAACGATCCACTTAGACAAAACTGGCCAGGTTTCATCCGCACTTGGTGATCTCCCACCAGTTGAAGAACAAGCTATCCCTAATGACGGTGTCGCTGAAATCAGCGCAGAAGATGCGATCAAGATTGCATCGGAAGAAGCCACTTCCCGCGTTGGAGAGCTTGGCGAACCTCAGAAAACCCCTGAAGCGGAACTGAACATTTACCATAATGAGGAAGATGACCAAACCTACCTTGTTTACATTACCGAAGTCAATGTGCTGGACCCCGCCCCACTACGTACCAAATATTTCGTAAATGCCGTTGACGGCAGTATCGTTTCTCAATATGACATCATCAACTTCGCAACAGGCACAGGTACAGGTGTACTTGGTGATACCAAGACCCTTACAACTACCCAATCCGGCAGTACCTTCCAACTGAAAGATACCACTCGCGGAAAAGGGATTGAAACCTACACCGCAAGCAATCGCTCCACCATTCCTGGTACTCTCCTGACGGATTCCGATAATGTATGGACTGATCGTGCCGGAGTAGATGCCCATGCCTATGCTGCTGCCACGTATGATTTCTACAAAAACAAATTCAACCGTAACGGTCTGGATGGTAACGGCTTGCTGATTAAATCCACGGTACATTACGGCTCCAATTACAATAACGCGTTCTGGAACGGGGTACAGATTGTATTTGGTGACGGAGATGGTACAACCTTTACTTCCCTGTCCGGTGATCTGGACGTCGTTGGTCATGAATTGACTCACGGAGTCATTGAGAACACGGCCAATCTGGAGTATCGCAATGAGCCGGGCGCATTGAACGAAGCCTTCGCAGATATCTTCGGCAATACCATCCAAAGCAAAAACTGGTTGATAGGTGATGACATTTACACACCTAACATTGCAGGCGATGCACTGCGCTCCCTATCCAACCCTACATTGTATGGACAACCTGACAAATACGCTGACCGTTATACTGGAACAGCTGACAATGGAGGCGTTCATACCAACAGCGGTATCATTAACAAAGCCTACTATCTTGCTGCTCAAGGCGGCACACATAATGGCGTGACTGTAACAGGAATCGGGCGTGATAAAGCCATTCAGATTTTCTACAGCACACTTGTGAACTATCTGACGCCTACATCCAAATTTGCTGCTGCCAAAACAGCGACAATCCAAGCCGCTAAAGATCTGTACGGAGCAACTTCTGCTGAAGCTACTGCAATTACCAAAGCTTATCAAGCCGTAGGACTGTAAGAATCATTCGTTGTTGAACTCATATTCAATCGTTCAGGCACCCCTCATCGTCCGAACGGATCAAGCTTATATATGAAAAAAAGCGGTGTCCCGGACATATCCGGGAACCGCTTTTGTCTATTTAAACATGTGAAATCATTCCTCTAAAGTTATCTTTAATGAAGACTCATGATCTCACACTTTTACACTGAAGGCCCAGCGGCAATCCATGATAACAATCCGTAGGTGTGTGTGGAGCCCGCAGTACGTGACACTTCCAGCACGGCTTCATCCTCACTCTGGGAGAGGAGTGACACCTGGAATCCCCGATCATTACACATAGCAACAATCACATAATGCTCCGATATAAACGACTCCTCAAAGGCTACCGTTACTTCCACGCACTGTTCATCCTCAGGCAGTATAAAGGCCTCCATACCGAACTGCTGCACCACAGGCTGACGGCTGACACTCCGTACGGGCTGGAATGACAGGTGTTCAGGACCCACAGCTCCATGCTGCAACTGGCTGCTTCCAACAGCTCCATCACTCAAATGCTCCTGCTTAACTGCTTGCTCCCTCAGCTTGAACTCCTTATTTCCATCGATCTCTTGTGAAAATTCAGACTGTGGCTGGACCGTGCCAGCTGTCGTCAATGAATCTCCAAGCTGGTTAGCTTGCGATAGATGCTCTTGTTGTTGCCCCAGCTCCTGACTCGACGTCTGGATAAACTGCGTTTCCATCAGATCGACACTTGAGGGTTCCACGACAATTGCCGGTTGTGATGGTGGTACAGCCTCACTTCCCGCTTGAAGCAATGCCTCTTGTTTTTTGATCGCTGCCAGTTGTTCGAGCGTTTCTCCACTGAACTGACGAATCGCATTCCATATCTCTTCGCTCAAATGGGCCGGACCTACAATTCCCGCATTCAAGTGATTGGAGGTAATGCTTTGTTCACTCAGTTTGCTGCCAGTTACACTGCCGTCGGCCAATTTGGCACTTGTGACTGATCCATTTTGCAGATGTACCCCGCCTACTGCTTCCTCTTCTAGATGGGTTGTGCGAATACTGCGTTCTTGAATATGATCAGCATGAATCGTTCCATCCTGAATATGCCGAGATTCCACACTTTTATCTGCAATGTGGATAGCCGATACCGCTCCTTCAAGCAATTTATTACCATTCACACTGCCGTCGGCCAGTTTGGCACTTGTTATGGAACCATTGTGCAGATGAATCGCACTGACTGATTCCGCTTTGAGGTGGGAGATCCCAATACTACGCTCTTGAATATGGTCAGCATGGATGGCTCTCTCTTGGATATGGCGGGATTGTATACTTCCATTTGAGATGTGGACATCTGACACCGTATCTTCAAGCAATTTGCTGCCGCTCACGCTGCCATCAGCCAATTTGGCACTCGTTACAGATCCATTTTGCAGATTTACCGCACTGACCGATTCCTCTTCCAGATGGGACGTGCCGATACTATTCTCCTGAATATGGTCAGCGAGAATCGCTCCTTCCTGGATATGCCGGCTTTGCACACTTTCCGGTGCAATATGAATTCCCGATACGGTATTTTCGAGTAATTTGCTGCTATTAATGCTGCCATCGGCCAGTTTGGCACTTGTTACGGACCCGTTTTGCAGATGAACTGCACTTACTGCTTCCTCTTCCAGATGGGCTGTGCCTATGCTGCGCTCCTCAATATGATCAGCATGAATGGCTCCTGCCTGAATATGCCCGGATTGCACACTTTCCGATGCGATATGAATCCCGGATACCGTACCTTCGAGTAGCTTGCTGCCGTTTATACTGCCGTCCGCCAGTTTGGCACTCGTTACAGATCCATTTTGCAAATGAATTGCACTTACCGACTCTTCTTCCAAATGGGCTGTGCCTATGCTGCGCTCTTGAATATGATCAGCAAGGATTGTTCCCTCCTGAATATGACGGGATTGCACACTATCGTCTGCAATGTGGATATCCGATACCGCTCCTTCAACCAACTTGCTGCCGTTTACACTGCCGTCAGCCAACTTGGCACTTGTTACAGATCCATTTTGGAGATGAATGGCACTTACTGCTTCCTCTTCCAAGTGATACATGCCGATGCTGTGCTCCTGAATGTGGTCAGCAAGGATCGCTCCTTCCTGGATATGGCGGGATTGCACACTTTCAGAAGCGATATGGATTCCCGACACCGCATCTTCGAGCAATTTGCTGCCGGTTACACTGCTGTCGGCCAGTTTAGCACTGATAACGGACCCATTTTGCAGGTGAATCGCACATACTGCTTCCTCTTCCAGATGGGTTGTGCCTATGCTTCGCTCCTGAATATGGTCAGCATGGATGGCGTCTGCCTGAATATGCCCGGATTGCACACTTTCGGATGCAATATGGATCCCTGATACCGTACCTTCGAGCAATTTGCTGCCGTTTATACTGCCATCCGCCAGTTTGTCACTCGTTACAGATCCATTTTGCAAATGAACCGCACTTACAGACTCCTCTTCCAGATGAACTGAGCCAATACTGCACTCTTGAATATGATTAGCAAGGATTGCTCCTTCTTGGATATGGCGGGTTTGCACACTTTCGTCTGCAATGTGGGTAGCCGATACTGTCCCTGCGGCTAATTTACTGCCATCAACACTACCACTCGCCAGTTTTGAGCGTGTTACAGATTCATCCTGTAATATAATCGTACTTACTGCTTCTTCTTCCAGATGGGACGTTCCGATGCTGCGTTCATGGATATGATGAGGAAGAATTTCACCATCTTGAATATGACGGGAATGTACGGATCCTTGCTGCAGGTGAATAGCACTTGTCGACTCTGCCTGAAGATGCAAACCACTGATCAAACCTGGCTGAAGATGAGCTGCTGTAATGGATAAAGGTGCCAGATGGTCAGTTTCGACAGATCCAGGTGCCAAGTGATGGGATGTGACCACCTGTTCAGCAATATGTTCCTCAAGAATGATGTCTGCCTTCAGATGCTGTGAACTCACTACATGAGTTCCCAAATGCTCAGACTTCACGCTTCCTTCAACCAGATGGACGGATTGCACAACGGATGGCTGCAAGTGCTCGCTACCTACAGCAGCCTGTTGTAATTCTGTCCCGGATACCGAGTCCGCTGTCAAATGGTTCGCAGTAACGGACCCATGCCGCAGTTTGTTGCCGGTAATACTGCCATCGGCGAATAATTCTGGTGAACGTATTTCCTCCGACAAATGTTCCAGTGAAACGGCATGCTGCTTCAGGTGATAACCGCGAATGGTTCCTGCTGGAATATGTTTGGCGTTAATGCTCTCTGCCATAATCTTGGAAGAAGTCACGCTGCCATCTGCCAGTTTAGCTGACGTGACAGCAAAATCCGCCAGTTTATCTGTGGCAACACTCTCTGGTGAGAGCTTGGGGGAGGTAACCGCATGATCTGTTAGATGAGGCGGAAAAACGGACCCTCCAGCCAACTGGGCTGAAGTTACACTATCAATAGCCAATTTGTCTGTTGTGACCGCGGCCCGGGCAATAGCATCCGTTTCAACACTGCCTGGCTGAAGATGAGGTACACCCACGGCATGTTCTGTCAGGTGTTCCGATTTTACGGCATAAGGTCTCAGGGCCTCGGAACCCACGCTGCCTGGTGCCAGATGTGTACCTGTGACTCCACCACTCGCAAGATGCGAGGATATAACACTTCCCGGAGCAAGCACTCTGCTACTAACCGATGCCGTTCCAAGCTTTTCTGTTGTCACACTTCCATCCGCGAGCTTAACGTCTGTAACGGCAGCATCCTGCAATTCATACGTACCTACTGCCGACTCTGCAAGATGCCGCTCAGACACCACGCCATCTGCGAGAGCATCTCCGGACACACTTCCAGTAGATAGATGGGTTGTCTCAATGCTTCCACTTGCAATGTGAATGGAGTGAATTGCGGAATTATCCACATGTACCGGCGTGATTCCCCGATTCGCAATGTGTTCCGCACGAATGGACCCTTTGGCAAGATGCTTGCCCTGTACAGCTTCATCTGCAATTTTGGAAGAAATGACGCTCTGATCGGAAATCTTGGAGGCCGTAATGGACTGTTCCAGCAATTTTGCTGTTCCAACAGACTGGTCTGCCAATTTGCTGCTGGTTACTGCGCCTTCCGTCAAATGCTCATTGTATACTTCTCCATTGCCAATCTGCTCCTTGCCAACTGCACGAGCGCGAATCTGGCTTGAACCGATTGAACCGTCCAGTAGATGTCTTCCACTTAGCGAACCCTCAGCTAAATGTCTTGTTTGTATGGATCCATCCTCAATCTGGTCACTTCCAATACTACCATTTGATAGCTGTGAACGACCTACAGCCCCTTCTGCCAAATGTGTCTGTTTAACAGCACCTGCCTGAATATGGTGAGACTCAATGGATTGTTCTTCGATTTTGCTGCCTGTGACAGCACCTTCACGAATTTTGGATGTGGTCACTGCATCGTCAGCCAGTTTGGAGGTATGCACAGCTCCTCCCGTGAGATGCCTTGTGTCCACGCCGCTAATCGCGATTTTGTCTCCAGTTACGGCATGATTCTTGATTAATTCTTCCGTTACCAGCATACGGCTGAGATGTCTTGTGCCGATGGAACCATCGGCAATTTTGGCCGAATCGATTACCTGGTTGCCAAGCTTCTGAGAAGTAATGCTGCCATCTCTGATTTTCTCACCGGCAATAGAAGCATTTCGTATTTTGTGACCAGACACGGAGCCGTCAATCAGGTGCTCCTCAGATACAGACGCTTCCGCAAGTTTCGCAGAAACAATTGCCCCGTCTGCAATGTGAATGCTGGTCACCGCATAATCCTGCAATGCTTCACTGCCGACCGCATCCGGTTTCAGCTTGGAGGCATCCACAGAGAAAGGAGCCAGTTTGCTCTCCGTAACAGCAAATTCACTCAAGTCGTCCGTGTAGATATAGTGTCCGGTATGACCTGGCATCTGGTTCTGGTTCAGGATCTGCAGTCGGTCCCTGCTCGCTGTTTCTAGCTTGTTG contains these protein-coding regions:
- a CDS encoding WIAG-tail domain yields the protein MSKKGNKKVPTPKLRHVSPKFKELDLTNRRSDTMDSGFTSNREERLNTNKRNSKAIQASDEFLSESMELPASTNEMEDLDILTKVVKPEPVESDSEKVVETQDNLEKQIQVSSVAPLVLEEEVGINKLETASRDRLQILNQNQMPGHTGHYIYTDDLSEFAVTESKLAPFSVDASKLKPDAVGSEALQDYAVTSIHIADGAIVSAKLAEASVSEEHLIDGSVSGHKIRNASIAGEKIRDGSITSQKLGNQVIDSAKIADGSIGTRHLSRMLVTEELIKNHAVTGDKIAISGVDTRHLTGGAVHTSKLADDAVTTSKIREGAVTGSKIEEQSIESHHIQAGAVKQTHLAEGAVGRSQLSNGSIGSDQIEDGSIQTRHLAEGSLSGRHLLDGSIGSSQIRARAVGKEQIGNGEVYNEHLTEGAVTSSKLADQSVGTAKLLEQSITASKISDQSVISSKIADEAVQGKHLAKGSIRAEHIANRGITPVHVDNSAIHSIHIASGSIETTHLSTGSVSGDALADGVVSERHLAESAVGTYELQDAAVTDVKLADGSVTTEKLGTASVSSRVLAPGSVISSHLASGGVTGTHLAPGSVGSEALRPYAVKSEHLTEHAVGVPHLQPGSVETDAIARAAVTTDKLAIDSVTSAQLAGGSVFPPHLTDHAVTSPKLSPESVATDKLADFAVTSAKLADGSVTSSKIMAESINAKHIPAGTIRGYHLKQHAVSLEHLSEEIRSPELFADGSITGNKLRHGSVTANHLTADSVSGTELQQAAVGSEHLQPSVVQSVHLVEGSVKSEHLGTHVVSSQHLKADIILEEHIAEQVVTSHHLAPGSVETDHLAPLSITAAHLQPGLISGLHLQAESTSAIHLQQGSVHSRHIQDGEILPHHIHERSIGTSHLEEEAVSTIILQDESVTRSKLASGSVDGSKLAAGTVSATHIADESVQTRHIQEGAILANHIQECSIGSVHLEEESVSAVHLQNGSVTSDKLADGSINGSKLLEGTVSGIHIASESVQSGHIQADAIHADHIQERSIGTTHLEEEAVCAIHLQNGSVISAKLADSSVTGSKLLEDAVSGIHIASESVQSRHIQEGAILADHIQEHSIGMYHLEEEAVSAIHLQNGSVTSAKLADGSVNGSKLVEGAVSDIHIADDSVQSRHIQEGTILADHIQERSIGTAHLEEESVSAIHLQNGSVTSAKLADGSINGSKLLEGTVSGIHIASESVQSGHIQAGAIHADHIEERSIGTAHLEEEAVSAVHLQNGSVTSAKLADGSINSSKLLENTVSGIHIAPESVQSRHIQEGAILADHIQENSIGTSHLEEESVSAVNLQNGSVTSAKLADGSVSGSKLLEDTVSDVHISNGSIQSRHIQERAIHADHIQERSIGISHLKAESVSAIHLHNGSITSAKLADGSVNGNKLLEGAVSAIHIADKSVESRHIQDGTIHADHIQERSIRTTHLEEEAVGGVHLQNGSVTSAKLADGSVTGSKLSEQSITSNHLNAGIVGPAHLSEEIWNAIRQFSGETLEQLAAIKKQEALLQAGSEAVPPSQPAIVVEPSSVDLMETQFIQTSSQELGQQQEHLSQANQLGDSLTTAGTVQPQSEFSQEIDGNKEFKLREQAVKQEHLSDGAVGSSQLQHGAVGPEHLSFQPVRSVSRQPVVQQFGMEAFILPEDEQCVEVTVAFEESFISEHYVIVAMCNDRGFQVSLLSQSEDEAVLEVSRTAGSTHTYGLLSWIAAGPSV
- a CDS encoding M4 family metallopeptidase produces the protein MKFSKVMPTILGGALLLASVSSAAAAPLSDQSIPLQAPYASEEGISLNSGSDETIFNFLGQQEQFLNSDVKSQLKIIKRTTDTSGVRHFRLKQYIKGIPVYGAEQTIHLDKTGQVSSALGDLPPVEEQAIPNDGVAEISAEDAIKIASEEATSRVGELGEPQKTPEAELNIYHNEEDDQTYLVYITEVNVLDPAPLRTKYFVNAVDGSIVSQYDIINFATGTGTGVLGDTKTLTTTQSGSTFQLKDTTRGKGIETYTASNRSTIPGTLLTDSDNVWTDRAGVDAHAYAAATYDFYKNKFNRNGLDGNGLLIKSTVHYGSNYNNAFWNGVQIVFGDGDGTTFTSLSGDLDVVGHELTHGVIENTANLEYRNEPGALNEAFADIFGNTIQSKNWLIGDDIYTPNIAGDALRSLSNPTLYGQPDKYADRYTGTADNGGVHTNSGIINKAYYLAAQGGTHNGVTVTGIGRDKAIQIFYSTLVNYLTPTSKFAAAKTATIQAAKDLYGATSAEATAITKAYQAVGL
- a CDS encoding glycosyltransferase family 2 protein, which encodes MTLTSIIIPTYNGLDLLKPCIEAIRKYTDPHTPYEIIVVDNGSVDGTAAYCAWERIRFVRLPDNRGFPAACNAGLRAACGDELLLLNNDVTVTTRWLENLRAALYSEANIGITGPVTNYASGIQQVELEFRDMAHFQELAAANNIVDSSRWKEVRRIVGLCMLIRRSVMEDIGVLDEVYSPGHYEDDDYCYRACQKGYRLLVCGDVLVHHRGSASFLKTDPVAWKQLLERNRSIFINKWHVDPLKYIETSDEGGIVE
- a CDS encoding sugar phosphate nucleotidyltransferase, producing MKGVILAGGTGTRLYPLTRLINKHLIPVGKHPMIMYGIDRLRQAGIEEILIVINKHSAGLYTEYLGGGADHGVKLTYRIQEKAGGIAEALDLATSFILPGEKFVVLLGDNLFSDDLKPYVDRYLQQPAGTARVLLKEVDDARRYGVPVFDPKHPERIAYIEEKPSDPKTSYCVTGIYMYDDHVFNLIQNIAPSARGELEITDVNNHYAAAGGLEYDILQKYWSDAGTFQSLQEAAIRMKGQLP
- a CDS encoding glycosyltransferase family 2 protein, with the protein product MLQKRGNTAFYAAKSKLAQRKAHLKKRRLKSAYKKGTKAYKYVIPPVEQTELPAFGAEHAMRETLAQGSADSHKPLLSVIIPAMNEERTIGAVVRRALRICRDAEVLVIVNGSTDGTAAAAKRAGAKVLRYAEALGHDGGRRIGAEAARGRVLLFTDADIPIPAEHLAPYVRAILDGTDVALNDYNGPVARIPVHPVVEAKHALNSMLARPDLQGASMTAIPHALSRRALEVIGADTLEIPPLAHAKAVTSGLKVRAVHHVPVGKMNAVRVKKRSGPDPLSQVVWNDHLTAIRWITDTLGPRGGYSDLQRVRSLTR
- a CDS encoding glycosyltransferase family A protein; translated protein: MKERSGRDRRQRIAGRRTRRNRTRTIGRKNPTKSPLKSSTASRSTTNSSILQEAFRAGQRAGCKALESEQSIEQHARSAWQEHEATISAELRGYSAAMHAGKAFMQGYTHAAGRSLNIIPIALNKPAAAVVCACNEELTLGQVLVQLKRLPLTDIVVVLNGTTDNSLAQVLEQPGITLVYEPDRAGHDVGRALGAKMTEAETLLFVDGDMVVPAEQLAPFLYAVDRGDDVALNNLSSLLPPFARQDEVSRIKAYLNRVLNRSDLGSNSLTAVPHALSRNMIQIVKPEALAVPPKAQSLAIQHGLKVTAPSQVDVIRSNRLRSTNTGSGNEVAQLIIGDHLEAIATWLDMGDNMSQARSISRAEVAYRRNAR